A window of Nicotiana tabacum cultivar K326 chromosome 24, ASM71507v2, whole genome shotgun sequence contains these coding sequences:
- the LOC107809955 gene encoding uncharacterized protein LOC107809955, with amino-acid sequence MGNCIVLQEKVVKVMKTNGKVLEYKPLVKKDNEVLPLVQEPPTKVPVKKKVTFAEEVEESSKKGSDQVLRIKLVISKKELQALLSEGGGLTVDGMVQYPLQKEHNSNIEIIKSDEFTDDDNDHCIRWKPALDSIPELY; translated from the coding sequence ATGGGAAATTGCATAGTTTTGCAAGAAAAGGTTGTCAAAGTAATGAAAACAAATGGGAAAGTCCTTGAATATAAACCTCTGGTGAAGAAAGACAATGAAGTGTTGCCTCTAGTACAAGAGCCACCAACAAAAGTGCCTGTCAAAAAGAAGGTCACTTTTGCAGAAGAAGTTGAGGAAAGTAGCAAAAAAGGTTCAGATCAGGTTTTAAGGATTAAGCTTGTCATTAGTAAGAAAGAGTTGCAGGCTCTTTTGAGTGAAGGAGGAGGATTAACAGTTGATGGAATGGTTCAATATCCACTTCAGAAAGAACACAACTCCAATATTGAGATAATCAAGAGTGATGAGTTCACTGATGATGACAATGATCATTGTATACGATGGAAGCCTGCTTTAGATAGTATACCTGAATTATACTAG
- the LOC107809960 gene encoding heme-binding-like protein At3g10130, chloroplastic, translated as MLLCSPSSISAHNLSRNRTRPSPINSMAVDRSSSRVATTASQRRNGTSALEARISLVIALASQTSSLSQKLLTELAGETAKYVLPKRIFESRTLEEALMSVPDLETVKFNVLKRSDQYEIREVEPYFVAEATMPGKYGFDFNGASQSFNTLAEYLFGKNTKKESMAMTTPVITRRTQSDGERMEMTTPVITKRVEDQGKWRMSFVMPSKYGSDLPLPKDSSVTIKEVPRKTVAVVAFSGFVTDEEVKARESRLRAALKGDAEFRVKDGASIEVAQYNPPFTLPFTRRNEISLEVEREQE; from the exons ATGCTTCTGTGCTCACCTTCTTCCATTTCTGCTCACAATCTTAGCAGAAACAGAACCAGACCTTCGCCTATCAATTCTATGGCAGTTGACAGAAGCAGCTCCCGCGTTGCCACAACTGCTTCGCAGCGGAGAAACGGCACGTCAGCTCTCGAAGCTCGCATCTCCCTCGTCATCGCTCTCGCCTCCCAAACCTCTTCTCTCTCTCAGAAAC TTCTGACGGAATTGGCTGGTGAAACCGCGAAATACGTGTTACCGAAGAGGATATTCGAAAGTCGGACTTTAGAGGAAGCTTTGATGTCTG TGCCGGATCTGGAGACAGTGAAATTCAATGTTTTGAAACGCAGTGATCAGTATGAAATAAGGGAAGTTGAG CCTTACTTTGTTGCTGAGGCTACAATGCCTGGGAAGTATGGGTTTGACTTTAATGGTGCATCTCAATCCTTCAACACATTGGCTGAGTACTTGTTTGGTAAG AACACGAAGAAGGAGAGCATGGCGATGACAACACCAGTTATCACTCGTAGAACTCAATCTGATGGGGAGAGGATGGAAATGACTACTCCAGTGATAACTAAACGG GTGGAAGATCAAGGAAAGTGGAGGATGTCCTTTGTCATGCCCTCAAAGTATGGTTCAGACTTGCCACTACCAAAGGATTCCTCCGTAACTATCAAGGAGGTGCCTAGGAAAACTGTCGCCGTTGTTGCTTTTTCAG GTTTTGTGACTGATGAAGAAGTTAAAGCCCGAGAATCAAGACTCCGTGCTGCGCTAAAGGGAGATGCAGAGTTTCGGGTAAAAGATGGTGCCTCAATAGAAGTTGCACAG TATAATCCACCATTTACTCTTCCGTTCACACGTCGGAATGAGATTAGCCTGGAAGTTGAAAGGGAACAGGAATAG